The Heliorestis convoluta genome includes the window TGGGCCAATGTTTGATAAATGCGCACTTTTTGCTGCTTTGTAAGCAGGGAACAATCTTCCTTCTGAACCTGTTCACCCAGCCACTGCACGTCTTCTTCAGTTAAATCTTCTTTATAAAAGCGAGCCTTGATCAAACGATCATGACAGCGTCGATGAACTTCCTCTGCAGAAGGAAAGCGACCTGCTTCCCACAAATAAAAGCCCAGAACTTCCTTCAGATCGTCGCAAAACCAAGAAAACCTGCTAAAGTTCTCATCTTGCATCAATAAATCTCGACTGTCATATTGCCATAGCATTTCATCTTGCACATCTATCGCCTTGGCATAATACTTTAGTGCTTCAGGTTCCATGCTATTTTTCTCCTCATAGGAAAGAGCCACAGCCCAGATAAGAAAGGGATCATGAGGAAGCAGCTCCAGACTATAACGATACAGGGGCAAATAGCGCCAATCAAGACCTCTGTAGCCAATATCGCCATGACAACGAAGTAAAAACCAAAGCGGATCGGACCGCTCGGGATCGGCTTTATCAATATAATAAATATCACTACAGTAGTAAGGATCCCACAATTCTGTGATGCGGTAAAACCAATCATGATCGCCACGCAAAATGCTCAAAGCCAATGCGATCTTAGCTTCTGTCGCATCTTCATCCCAGCCAACGAATTTTGAAGCTAGACCATAGCGTCGCGTTGCTAACAAAAGTTTAAGAGATGGACTGATTTTGTACCGTTCCATAGGATTTTATCAACTCCAAAGCCTCTCAATCCCCAGTCTGACTCTTCTGAACAATGACGGGCAAGATTTCTCCTACCTTGGCATGAAAGACATAATCAGCCTCTCTATCGTAAGGTGTTGCTTCTAAATTAATAATAACCAGTTTGCTATCATGACGACGATGCTGCAGCAATGTATTAGCTGGTGTCACTGTCAAAGATGTACCGAGACAGAAGATAAGATCCGCCTGGGCCATCCAGATTTGTGCTTTTCGAAATTCTTGCATATCAAGGGGATCGCCAAAAAGCACAACCTTCGGCTTTAAGATGCCACCACAATCACAAAGAGGTATCATCTTATTTTCTAGTTTTTCCTTAATGCCATTCATTACTTTGGCGGTTCCACATTTTTGACATACAGCATGCCGCAAATTGCCATGCAGTTCTATAACCTGCTTCGATCCAGCTACTTGATGAAGACCATCAATATTTTGCGTAGCAATGCCAACCCACTTGCCCTGTTCATTCTCTAGATCGGCCAGTGCGAGATGTCCCTGGTTCGGTTTGATATCAGTCCAAGAGAGAAACAGTTGACTAAAATAGTAATAGAAGCGTTCAGGCTGTCGTGAAAAACAAGATCGTGTGATGGCTTCACGCACTTCCTCTTTTTGCCAGAGACCATTAGAGCTGCGAAAGTCTGGTATCCCTGACTCCGTAGAAATCCCAGCACCACTTAAAACAGCAATCTTAGAGGCACTTTGTAAGAAAGCCGCACAAGCTTCTATCTCTTGCTCCCGATTGAATGGATAAGACATACCCTTTCACCTCCATCCAGAATACCAAAAAGACCTTGTCACCCTTCTCTTAACCTTTCGAGCGCAACCGCAGCCTCTTTTTTCCATTTTGTTCTGGAACGAACACTTGTAAGGCACGAGGCAGAACTCCTATGTCCCAGGGTAGGGGTGGCCCTATCTCACCATCAAGATCCGTTTCCATGCTTTCAGGTCCCTGTAATAGATAACGTTGTGCTTGATGATACTTCACCAGGGGAGAACGAACATGGTCACCTTGTAGAACACTTAGAAAGAGTCCAACAAATTCACTGATGGAACAAGATCGAAAAACGACCAAATCAAGCAAAGCATCATCAATTTGTGCTTGAGGCGCCAATTGCGAAAAGCTGCCTGCTCCAGCACTGTTGAGTACCAGAAATAATAAGGTATCGCCTTCGTAAATCTTCTCACCGGAAGGCAATTGCACCTGCAAAGGAAAAGGACGAAATTCTGGCAACTGCTCAAGTGCCTTTAGATAGTAAGCAAATTTCCCCAATTCCTGCTTTAAAGCTTGATCCACTTTATGAGAAACGTCTGTCAACAAGCCTCCGCTGGCAACATTCAAAAAGTAACGACCGGCAAGAGCGCCTATATCAATCTTTTTTTTCTTACCTTTAACAATAATATCACAGCAAGTTTCCACATCTTTGGGAATGGATAAGTAAGAAGCTAGATCATTGGCTGTTCCTGCTGGTATAATACCTAGGGTCGGAAGGGGTCTCCCTTCTTCGACGAGTGAGACGAGACCGTTCATGACTTGATGAAGTGTACCATCGCCACCGACAGCCACAACAGCAGAGCAACCTTCATCGATAGCATGGTGCGCTTCTGCCACAGTGAGCTCCGCCTTTCCTTCCGTTCGATAGGTGAGAACTTGCCATCCCCCACTTTGAAGAATGCGAACGGCCAGATCCAATCGTGTTCGAAAAGCAGCCGAACCAGCCTCTGGATTATAAATGAGCTTCAACCGTTTTCTAGCTTGATATTGCACCTTTTTCCCCCCTTTAAAATTATACGTCATCTTTGCAGAATAACCAAATGCAGGTGGAAGATAAAAGAAAAAATTCTTGGCAAAATTAAAGACTTTGCGTATAATGGTATTAGCCACGGTTCGGAGGATAAACCTTCCATGTAAAGTCAACCCGTTCTATTATCGGCGTCTTTGTCCGGGGAATGATTGGTTGCTTTCGTTATAGGTAAGGCCCGGACCAAGATATCATTTTTCTCCGATTGGAAAGGACGGGATCTTTTTAATGTTCCAAGATCGTACCCTAGGTTGTAAGGAATGTGGAGTAGACTTTTTGTTCACAGCTCGAGAGCAAGAATTTTATGCTGAAAAGGGCTTCCAGAACGATCCTTCTCGTTGCCCCGACTGTCGCGCTGCGCGCAAGCGTCGCATGGCTGAAAACGGTGACGTTCGCCCTCAACGTGAAATGCACGAAGTCGTCTGTTCTTCTTGCGGTGTAGATACGACGGTTCCTTTTAAACCAACGGGACAGCGCCCCGTATATTGTCGTGACTGCTTTCAAGCACAACGTGCTGCCTATTAATTATTAAGATATTTGATAAGGTATCGGGGATCAATCCCGATGCCTTTTTCTATTTTTAAGGTAGGTGATAGACCGATTATGTCAACACCAGCTCCTTATCGCACAATAAGCTTTTCCCGTTCCTTATTACAATGGTCTCAATTATCCCTTACATTGCCTTCCGAACAAAAAAACGAAAATGAAAGAAGGATTCTGCAAAACTTACAAGGCCTTGTCTCCGGTGGTGAAATTGTTGCCTTGCTCGGCCCTTCTGGTTCGGGCAAAAGCACTTTATTAAAAATGTTCAATCGCCTTTTAGAGCCAACGACAGGCACAATCTTTTATCAAGGGCAGAAAATCGAAGAGATGGCTGTCACAGAATTACGCAGACAAGTCGCTTACATCAGTCAACAACCCTATTTGTTCCCCGGGACGGTAGCCGACAATCTAGCCTATGGCGCCGATCTATGGAATTTATCTTATGACGGCGAAAAATGGCTAGAAAAAGTCAACCTGTCGCCGACCCTTCTTTTACAGTCAGGAGAGAACCTCTCAGGGGGAGAAAGGCAACGTCTGGCCCTAGCTCGCTCTTTACTACTTGAGCCGACTTTGTTATTGCTCGATGAGCCGACAGCTGCTTTAGATATTCATAGTACAGCTATCATTGAAGGCTTAATTAAAGGATGGCTCCATCAAGATAGAGCCGTTTTATGGGTTACCCACGATCCAGGTCAAGCCAAGCGCGTGGCTCATCGAATTTTACTCTTAGCAGAAGGCACATTACAGTGCGATTTATCTACAGAAGTATTTTTCTCACCACAAGCGCCTGAGGTTGTGCAATCATTTCTGACCGTAAAGGAGAAGTGAGCGTGAGTCCTTTTCTTCTTGTTATGAGTCTCTCTTTTATTGCGATCGCTTTGTTCATTTCCTACAAAGAAAAGTTGGCATTAGAAAAAGATCTATTTATTGGGACAATACGAGCATTTATTCAACTTTTTATTATCGGTTTCCTATTACAACTGATTTTTGATCTGCGTTCTATAACAGGGATGGTGCTCATCATCGTCGTGATGATTGCTGTGGCTGGACAAAATGCTGCCCAGAAATCAAATTATCTTCCTCGTACCAAAGCAATGGTTTCTATTGTGGGAGCTCTTTTGCTTGCTGAAGTCCTAACCATGGGTTTGCTTTTAATCATGAATATTATACCATCAGAACCTCAATATATTATTCCGATTAGTGGCATGATTATAGGCAATGCCATGGTTGCAGCAGGTCTTACCATTAATCGACTACAAGCTGAATTGGCCGCGCAGAAAGGGCAAGTCCTAACGGCTCTTTCACTAGGTGCAACATCACGTCAAGCTGCTACATTATCGATTAAAAAGGCCCTCCGGGCAGGTATGAGCCCCTCGATAGATGGTATGAAAACAATTGGACTGGTACAATTACCAGGGATGATGACAGGTTTAATCATCGCTGGCGCAAGTCCTATGGAAGCAGTAAAGTATCAAATCTTAATTACACTCGTTATTACAGCTTCTACAGCCATCTCGAGTATCACTGTTGCTTTACGTTGTTATAAACCCTTTTTTACGAAACAACATCAACTTTCTCTATACTATCCAAAAAATGAGTAATTTTTTTAATGTTTATATAGCAAAATAGTTTTAGCTTGTAACAAAACGTTGTATACTATAATCAATAAGATTATAGTAAAGGACGGTTTGATAAAAGTGCGTCACAAAGAAACTTTAACAGCGCAAGAAAAAGCTTTACAAGAACTTGATGCTGAATATCTCCGCTATCGCAAAGCCATTGAATTTGCTTTTATGACGGCTGAAACAATGGTCGAAAACGCTTTAAGACCTGTTATGGCAGAAATTTCTTCCCTTCGTCAAGTTGTAGAAAGCAAACTTCCCCAAGAAAAAGACACTGTAATTCGCGTTGAAGTCGCCACTGAGAAAGAAGAAAGCCCCGCTGAAAGAATGAATTCGGAGTTAGAAGCCTGTTCTACTTGTAATGTAGAAACCTCTGTGAACGCCTTCTCTTCTTTTTCTTCACCCGTTGAGCCTAGCTTTGAGCAGGATGAAGCAACAGATGTAGTACATCAAGAAAGACCTCTTCACGTTGTCGTGAATGTTCCAGAATCGAATCAAGTGATAACTCCACTAGAAGTAGTCTCAAAAGATGTGGAAGCTCCCTTAGAAACCACTCCCCCTGCAGAGAAAAAGAGCACCCGAGGACGTAAGAAAAAAGTCCAGACAGCAGAAGTTGCTGAATTAGAAATGAAAAGCCCACGCATTCGCTGGGGTAGCACGGAAGAGGAAGTAAAAAAGACTGTCTTTGAAAAATTAAATGATTTAGAAAACCAAGGACTTGAGATCAGTGTTAATAACATAAAAAGCCACTACGCCAGCATGATGCGCTATATTTATGGCAAAGAGGCTATCTTTAAAGGAATCGGCGCACTCCTAGATGAGTATGAAGACTACAAGCAACCACTCGCTTCTTCGAACGATACAGAACGCTTGACCAGTGTTCAAGCAGAAGAAGAAAGCTCTATCGCAGATAAAGAATAAGGGTCGCCAAGTCCTGCCAATATTAAGTGCTCTAACGCGCTGTCTATTGCTAGCGCCAGTTGTCTCTTTTATTATTATGAAAAGCCCTTTCGGCCACAAACCGAAAGGGCTTTTCATAATTTTCCTATAGAAGCTAAAAAACTCAAATCTACTTTTTCGTGTTCTTTGGAGTGGTGGCATGACTCTAGTTCAAGTATCTAAGACTGTTATGATCAGACCAGGTCGAAACGATCTGCGTTCATCACTTTATTCCATGCACGGATAAAGTCGTAAACGAACTTCTCTTTCGAATCGTCACTTGCATAAACCTCAGCGATGGCCCGTAGCTCAGAATTTGAACCAAAAATAAGGTCAACGCGAGTTGCAGTCCACTTGAGCTCATTCGTCTTGGCATCTCTGCCTTCAAAAATGTCCCCATCTTCCGATGTCGCTTTCCACTGGGTTCCCATATCGAGCAAGTTAACAAAGAAGTCATTGGTCAGACTTTCCCGATTCTTCGTAAATACACCGTGCTGTGACTGCTTGTAATTCGCCTCTAATACCCGCATGCCGCCAATTAAAACGGTCATCTCCGGTGCCGTCAAGCCCAGCAGTTGAGCACGATCAACAAGCATTTCCTCTGTAGATACAGCGTACTTGGCTTTGCTGTAGTTGCGGAATCCGTCTGCTTTTGGTTCTAGAACAGAGAAGGAAAGAACATCGGTCTGTTCCTGCGATGCATCGGTGCGACCCGGTGTAAAGGGAACGGATACAGTAACACCAGCATTCTTAGCCCCTTGTTCAATCGCTGCGCATCCGGCCAATACAATGAGATCGGCAAGGGAAACTTTCTTGTTCTCAGATTGTGCACTGTTAAAATCATTCTGGATCTTTTCAAGGACTTGCAACACTTTTGCTAACTGTTCTGGTTGGTTCACTTCCCAGTCCTTCTGAGGTGCCAAGCGAATCCGTGCTCCATTGGCCCCGCCCCGCTTATCAGAACCGCGGAAAGTTGATGCCGCTCCCCAAGCTGTAGAGACAAGCTCAGAAATCGATAAGCCTGCGCCAAGGATTCTAGCCTTGAGTTCGGCGCTATCTTTTTCATCGATCAGCTCATGATCTAGGGCTGGCACGGGATCTTGCCAGATCAGTTCCTCCGCAGGAACCTCTGGACCGAGATAGCGAGAGATGGGACCCATATCGCGGTGCGTCAGCTTGAACCAAGCACGCGCAAAGGCGTCGGCAAACTCATCGGGATTTTCTAGGAAGCGCTTCGATATGTGCTTA containing:
- a CDS encoding tetratricopeptide repeat protein, with amino-acid sequence MERYKISPSLKLLLATRRYGLASKFVGWDEDATEAKIALALSILRGDHDWFYRITELWDPYYCSDIYYIDKADPERSDPLWFLLRCHGDIGYRGLDWRYLPLYRYSLELLPHDPFLIWAVALSYEEKNSMEPEALKYYAKAIDVQDEMLWQYDSRDLLMQDENFSRFSWFCDDLKEVLGFYLWEAGRFPSAEEVHRRCHDRLIKARFYKEDLTEEDVQWLGEQVQKEDCSLLTKQQKVRIYQTLAQWSLKEGRVDFFLMPILEEGNRYLSLWDKPKVEALLGRSYLREHQWEKAVYWLQRANWRQKNDSLLALYLARAFLAWYYGNEKEKIKGKRQQIFQDCRQAWLEVLALKDHELEALMVLAELAEIEGTFHESENYYEQALLLLQQDSYSTDDSGRFYLNYSLLLYRMEKTEVAEAMLQQGATFWYEEMS
- a CDS encoding NAD-dependent protein deacylase, which encodes MSYPFNREQEIEACAAFLQSASKIAVLSGAGISTESGIPDFRSSNGLWQKEEVREAITRSCFSRQPERFYYYFSQLFLSWTDIKPNQGHLALADLENEQGKWVGIATQNIDGLHQVAGSKQVIELHGNLRHAVCQKCGTAKVMNGIKEKLENKMIPLCDCGGILKPKVVLFGDPLDMQEFRKAQIWMAQADLIFCLGTSLTVTPANTLLQHRRHDSKLVIINLEATPYDREADYVFHAKVGEILPVIVQKSQTGD
- a CDS encoding diacylglycerol/lipid kinase family protein, with protein sequence MQYQARKRLKLIYNPEAGSAAFRTRLDLAVRILQSGGWQVLTYRTEGKAELTVAEAHHAIDEGCSAVVAVGGDGTLHQVMNGLVSLVEEGRPLPTLGIIPAGTANDLASYLSIPKDVETCCDIIVKGKKKKIDIGALAGRYFLNVASGGLLTDVSHKVDQALKQELGKFAYYLKALEQLPEFRPFPLQVQLPSGEKIYEGDTLLFLVLNSAGAGSFSQLAPQAQIDDALLDLVVFRSCSISEFVGLFLSVLQGDHVRSPLVKYHQAQRYLLQGPESMETDLDGEIGPPLPWDIGVLPRALQVFVPEQNGKKRLRLRSKG
- a CDS encoding zinc-ribbon domain containing protein — protein: MFQDRTLGCKECGVDFLFTAREQEFYAEKGFQNDPSRCPDCRAARKRRMAENGDVRPQREMHEVVCSSCGVDTTVPFKPTGQRPVYCRDCFQAQRAAY
- a CDS encoding ABC transporter ATP-binding protein encodes the protein MSTPAPYRTISFSRSLLQWSQLSLTLPSEQKNENERRILQNLQGLVSGGEIVALLGPSGSGKSTLLKMFNRLLEPTTGTIFYQGQKIEEMAVTELRRQVAYISQQPYLFPGTVADNLAYGADLWNLSYDGEKWLEKVNLSPTLLLQSGENLSGGERQRLALARSLLLEPTLLLLDEPTAALDIHSTAIIEGLIKGWLHQDRAVLWVTHDPGQAKRVAHRILLLAEGTLQCDLSTEVFFSPQAPEVVQSFLTVKEK
- a CDS encoding ABC transporter permease, with translation MSPFLLVMSLSFIAIALFISYKEKLALEKDLFIGTIRAFIQLFIIGFLLQLIFDLRSITGMVLIIVVMIAVAGQNAAQKSNYLPRTKAMVSIVGALLLAEVLTMGLLLIMNIIPSEPQYIIPISGMIIGNAMVAAGLTINRLQAELAAQKGQVLTALSLGATSRQAATLSIKKALRAGMSPSIDGMKTIGLVQLPGMMTGLIIAGASPMEAVKYQILITLVITASTAISSITVALRCYKPFFTKQHQLSLYYPKNE